One Rubripirellula reticaptiva genomic region harbors:
- a CDS encoding oligosaccharide flippase family protein produces MSDVSQKTDSESSFVADSLAIGMAVMLAMTVIQRGLGFFRGIWFCRLLDDAVVGQWSMAYDFITMITPVMLLGIPGTLPRYVEHYRVQGHLTPLVRRMLWVTIGLGTIFFVGIMLFPDFFGWLVFLQPQSMALVYSIGAGVVAIVIFNFVYQMVSALRQVRVASIMQFVQSVSFTVIGIAWLTFGGGLTGLVYAFIAATLIATVPGLHTLVRGWAGLPVSQDSFDALSMWRRLMPYAAALWAMNLLSNVFALSDRYMILHMMPGDDTATQAAVGQYHSGRIIPMLLISLATMISGVLMPYLAADWEAGRKEKVRENLRRILFAASGFFTAGAAVAMVMSPWFFEVILENRYAAGLQLMPMTFVFCIWVSLATIGQDYLWVAEKGKWVTVAIGVALIVNVALNYVLLPMLGLEGAVVATLVANGVMLGSLWLAMSRFGFRLDLTLLILSVLPATLLAGPWIGLACVVIACVGNVEIRGWCDEGATYLIQRLRPQPGSAA; encoded by the coding sequence GTGTCAGACGTTTCCCAAAAAACCGACTCCGAATCCAGCTTCGTTGCCGACTCGCTTGCCATCGGCATGGCGGTCATGTTGGCAATGACCGTCATTCAGCGCGGACTCGGATTCTTTCGTGGCATTTGGTTTTGCCGATTGCTTGACGATGCCGTCGTCGGCCAGTGGTCGATGGCGTATGACTTCATCACCATGATCACGCCCGTGATGTTGCTTGGCATCCCCGGAACGTTGCCAAGGTATGTCGAGCACTACCGAGTCCAAGGGCATTTGACGCCGCTCGTGCGGCGCATGCTGTGGGTCACGATTGGTTTGGGCACGATCTTTTTTGTCGGAATCATGTTATTCCCCGACTTTTTTGGTTGGCTGGTTTTCTTACAGCCGCAGTCGATGGCGTTGGTTTACAGCATCGGCGCAGGCGTGGTGGCGATTGTCATCTTTAATTTTGTTTATCAGATGGTTTCAGCCCTTCGACAAGTTCGTGTGGCCTCGATCATGCAGTTTGTTCAGTCGGTGTCGTTTACCGTCATCGGGATTGCTTGGTTGACATTCGGCGGCGGGTTGACCGGGTTGGTCTATGCTTTCATTGCTGCAACGTTGATTGCGACCGTTCCCGGACTCCACACCTTGGTTCGTGGTTGGGCGGGTTTACCCGTCAGCCAAGATTCGTTTGACGCATTGTCGATGTGGCGGCGTTTGATGCCTTATGCGGCCGCGCTGTGGGCGATGAATTTGTTGTCAAATGTGTTCGCACTGTCGGACCGTTACATGATTTTGCACATGATGCCGGGCGACGACACTGCTACCCAGGCCGCCGTCGGCCAATACCATAGTGGCCGAATCATTCCCATGCTGTTGATCAGTTTGGCGACCATGATCAGTGGCGTATTGATGCCCTACCTAGCCGCCGACTGGGAAGCCGGTCGCAAAGAAAAGGTACGCGAAAACTTACGCCGCATTCTGTTTGCCGCGTCCGGTTTCTTTACAGCCGGGGCCGCCGTCGCGATGGTTATGTCGCCTTGGTTTTTTGAAGTGATTTTGGAAAACCGCTACGCGGCTGGTCTGCAGTTGATGCCAATGACGTTTGTCTTTTGTATCTGGGTATCACTGGCGACCATCGGACAGGACTACTTGTGGGTGGCCGAAAAAGGGAAGTGGGTTACTGTGGCGATCGGCGTTGCATTGATTGTGAACGTGGCGCTCAATTACGTGCTGCTGCCGATGCTGGGACTCGAGGGAGCTGTGGTCGCAACCTTGGTTGCCAACGGAGTCATGTTGGGATCGCTGTGGTTGGCGATGTCGAGGTTTGGATTCCGATTGGACCTGACGTTGCTGATTCTGTCAGTGCTACCTGCGACGCTGTTGGCCGGTCCTTGGATCGGGCTAGCCTGTGTGGTGATCGCCTGCGTAGGGAACGTAGAAATTCGTGGATGGTGTGACGAAGGCGCGACTTACCTGATACAGCGACTCCGCCCGCAACCGGGCAGCGCAGCGTAG
- a CDS encoding RNA polymerase sigma factor, with protein sequence MSSQGSHERVSGSVGDAAGAGASGIESTGDAAELLPAELIARHQRGIWRYLRMLGCDDSMADDLTQETFLRVLRRDNFVQHSEAATSSYLRRTAYNLLVSDHRKHKRVQSMAESPLMDEIWDRWAGKDLSGDRAVDALKGCLSILTNRARLALQMRYGNDATRIEIAEALDITDHGARNLMQRAKGQLRECVEAKLHLNIDH encoded by the coding sequence GTGTCGTCGCAAGGATCGCATGAACGTGTAAGCGGCAGCGTCGGCGATGCTGCGGGCGCTGGCGCTAGCGGGATTGAATCCACCGGTGACGCTGCCGAACTGCTACCTGCCGAGCTGATTGCTCGGCACCAACGGGGCATTTGGCGGTATCTACGAATGCTCGGATGCGACGACTCGATGGCGGACGATTTGACGCAGGAAACGTTTTTACGAGTCCTTCGCCGCGACAATTTCGTTCAACATAGTGAAGCCGCGACCAGCAGTTATCTGCGGCGAACGGCCTACAACCTGCTCGTTTCGGACCATCGCAAGCACAAGCGTGTGCAGTCGATGGCCGAGTCGCCGCTGATGGACGAGATCTGGGATCGTTGGGCTGGTAAGGATTTGTCGGGCGACCGAGCAGTGGATGCCTTGAAGGGCTGCTTGTCGATACTGACGAATCGAGCACGGTTGGCATTGCAGATGAGGTATGGAAACGATGCCACGCGGATTGAGATCGCCGAGGCGCTTGATATCACGGACCATGGTGCTCGCAATTTGATGCAGCGAGCAAAGGGGCAGCTTCGCGAATGTGTCGAAGCAAAATTACACTTGAACATCGATCATTGA
- a CDS encoding DUF1501 domain-containing protein, whose product MISTWKTPVGMDRRHFMQHLAGSSAAAGAALTLGGAIHANADEMKKNHKSAILLWMGGGPATIDIWDLKPGAPTGGPFKPISTTGDMQICEHMPMMAQQMKHLSIVRSMSTREADHNRGRYYMHTGFVPNPNIEHPSYGSVIAHELIDQRPELEIPPFVSIGGAGAGPGFLGMAWSPFSVTSNGRIRNLDMKLDETRLMQRMAALNMIESGFEKRTRDLPASEHAKVLRKTYDLMTSSQMEAFRVEKEPEEVQERYGKDNFGQGCLLARRLVESGVPFVEVDLGGWDNHNGIHTLLKDTKLPQLDRAMSALTEDLAQRGLLEDTVIIWMGEFGRTPRINQNAGRDHWARSWSCVVGGGAIKGGLAVGETSSDGTAVESEPYSSEDLMSTVCKGLGISTEKTFTSKNGRPMKIAGGGKLITDLLA is encoded by the coding sequence ATGATTTCCACCTGGAAGACTCCCGTCGGGATGGATCGTCGACACTTCATGCAGCACCTTGCTGGTTCGTCGGCGGCTGCAGGCGCGGCCCTCACCTTGGGCGGTGCCATCCATGCCAACGCCGACGAGATGAAGAAGAATCACAAGAGTGCGATTCTGCTTTGGATGGGTGGCGGTCCGGCAACGATTGACATCTGGGACTTGAAACCAGGGGCACCGACGGGCGGCCCGTTCAAGCCGATCTCGACAACCGGCGACATGCAAATCTGTGAACACATGCCAATGATGGCTCAGCAGATGAAACACCTGTCGATCGTCCGCAGCATGTCGACTCGCGAAGCCGACCACAATCGCGGACGCTACTACATGCACACTGGTTTCGTGCCGAACCCAAACATCGAACACCCGAGCTACGGTTCGGTGATCGCTCACGAGCTGATCGACCAACGACCCGAGTTAGAAATTCCTCCGTTCGTTTCGATCGGTGGAGCCGGCGCTGGCCCGGGTTTCTTGGGAATGGCTTGGAGCCCGTTTTCGGTGACGAGCAACGGCCGAATCCGTAACCTCGATATGAAGCTGGACGAGACACGTTTGATGCAGCGAATGGCAGCACTGAACATGATCGAATCCGGTTTCGAAAAACGGACTCGTGACTTGCCGGCCAGCGAGCATGCGAAAGTGCTGCGCAAGACGTATGACCTGATGACCAGCAGTCAAATGGAAGCGTTCCGCGTTGAAAAAGAACCCGAAGAAGTTCAAGAGCGTTATGGCAAAGACAACTTCGGCCAAGGCTGCCTGCTGGCTCGTCGATTGGTCGAGTCCGGTGTGCCGTTTGTCGAAGTCGACTTGGGTGGCTGGGACAACCACAACGGAATCCACACGCTGCTGAAGGACACCAAGTTGCCGCAGCTTGACCGCGCAATGAGCGCGCTGACCGAAGATTTGGCCCAACGAGGATTGCTCGAAGACACGGTCATCATTTGGATGGGCGAATTTGGTCGCACACCGCGCATCAATCAAAATGCCGGCCGCGACCACTGGGCCCGATCATGGTCATGCGTTGTCGGCGGCGGAGCTATCAAGGGCGGATTGGCTGTTGGCGAAACCAGCAGTGACGGAACAGCCGTCGAGTCCGAGCCGTATAGCAGCGAAGATTTGATGTCGACGGTTTGCAAAGGCCTGGGCATCTCGACGGAGAAAACGTTCACCAGCAAGAATGGTCGACCAATGAAAATCGCCGGCGGTGGCAAGCTTATCACTGATCTATTGGCGTAA
- a CDS encoding cell division protein CrgA, which produces MTDSNQSNPDSPNNDDRALTDQDFAERAFDSLFVEAMGKAEPPDLTYKILSRLREEPVAAAPRPTALPNRPSQAKPSPAIAKSAWWFVAAAIAASLIGLLWVRNHRNLPIEVGSVAKQTEQNVASTTKNDVAAAAASSDLSTTEPKQDSLADAPRQPPRGRPMVLPTNESNEPVDAPESVLGMPSDESLGPPESMALVSHQVDSEMRGYWDAIGIQPTDEAGAEQVADRFSRLFGFAWSASDLSSAETIQAKIAIDSIATQIATGWLNQITDGGINRVKGKQRDDLISEVAQAFSGSLPLDRSLASWIDGTSVTSTAFLTAMAAGSNSVDDGVMGRHLASLIFNKDLRCTRCHDAYIEGSGRQEDYWSLVGLLHRDLVPSRQGWSVAKKPNSRKLFFDLADGRRRVAMPEVPRQWIAGPDAVTSLSDWSARLNGSPSLAAGVVNSLWEMVHGQPLHGRVVDPMNAPHNEALAELETRLVNDLLRSKFNLGRALALVIASPASNRQVPKSLENSWVIDNAVERSAAEAFAAAMPLKSDLPFDRRVDEAMRSIGAKLDINGKPLLAQIGQGGSGTNKVRSDKLSWDFPDRAETLPVQWLRLIKNTDQQVDHLAYLAGRTDAPESVQKGVEAMQAANIDEATILNRVWWMVR; this is translated from the coding sequence ATGACTGACTCGAACCAGTCCAACCCTGATTCACCAAACAACGACGACCGCGCATTGACCGACCAGGACTTTGCCGAACGAGCGTTTGATTCGTTGTTCGTCGAAGCAATGGGAAAGGCCGAGCCGCCCGACCTGACTTACAAGATCCTGTCGCGACTGCGAGAGGAACCGGTCGCCGCAGCACCTCGGCCAACGGCGCTACCCAATCGCCCGTCCCAAGCGAAACCGTCGCCCGCAATCGCGAAATCCGCATGGTGGTTCGTCGCTGCCGCAATCGCGGCATCCTTGATCGGCTTGCTATGGGTTCGGAATCATCGCAACTTGCCGATCGAAGTCGGTTCGGTCGCCAAGCAAACCGAACAAAATGTCGCATCGACGACCAAGAATGACGTCGCAGCAGCGGCTGCTTCATCGGATTTATCAACTACCGAACCCAAACAAGACTCGCTCGCGGACGCGCCACGTCAACCGCCACGCGGTCGTCCGATGGTTTTGCCGACCAACGAATCGAACGAACCAGTCGATGCACCAGAGTCTGTGCTGGGAATGCCGTCTGACGAATCACTTGGGCCGCCTGAATCGATGGCGTTGGTATCACATCAAGTGGATTCGGAGATGCGAGGGTACTGGGATGCGATTGGGATTCAACCGACCGACGAAGCCGGTGCCGAACAAGTTGCAGATCGCTTTAGCCGGCTGTTTGGCTTTGCCTGGTCCGCCTCGGATCTAAGTAGTGCCGAAACGATTCAAGCGAAAATCGCAATCGATTCGATCGCGACGCAGATTGCGACCGGTTGGCTGAATCAGATCACCGATGGCGGAATCAACCGCGTCAAAGGAAAACAGCGAGACGATCTAATATCCGAAGTCGCCCAGGCCTTCTCGGGTTCGTTGCCGCTGGACCGATCGCTTGCCAGTTGGATCGATGGAACGTCGGTGACATCCACCGCTTTCCTTACCGCGATGGCAGCAGGTTCAAATTCAGTCGATGACGGTGTGATGGGGCGTCATTTGGCATCGCTAATTTTCAACAAAGATCTCCGTTGCACTCGTTGTCACGACGCCTACATCGAAGGAAGCGGCCGACAAGAAGACTATTGGTCGCTGGTTGGGTTGTTGCACCGTGATTTGGTTCCCAGTCGTCAGGGATGGTCGGTCGCGAAAAAGCCAAACTCCCGCAAGCTGTTTTTTGATCTCGCCGATGGTCGTCGCCGGGTTGCGATGCCAGAAGTCCCCCGTCAATGGATCGCCGGCCCCGATGCAGTGACTTCGCTATCGGATTGGTCGGCTCGATTGAACGGTTCTCCGTCGTTGGCGGCAGGCGTGGTCAATTCACTTTGGGAAATGGTCCACGGGCAACCGCTTCACGGCCGAGTTGTCGATCCGATGAATGCGCCGCATAACGAAGCGTTGGCGGAATTAGAAACTCGCTTGGTGAACGACCTTCTGCGGTCAAAGTTCAATCTGGGTCGCGCACTCGCACTGGTGATCGCATCGCCGGCCAGCAACCGCCAAGTCCCCAAGTCACTGGAAAATAGTTGGGTTATCGACAACGCGGTCGAGCGTTCGGCCGCCGAGGCATTCGCCGCAGCGATGCCGCTGAAGTCCGACTTGCCGTTCGACCGACGAGTTGACGAGGCGATGCGATCGATCGGTGCAAAGCTCGACATCAATGGAAAACCACTGCTGGCCCAAATCGGCCAAGGCGGCTCTGGCACCAACAAAGTCCGTTCGGACAAACTGTCTTGGGACTTTCCCGACCGCGCCGAAACCCTGCCTGTGCAATGGCTGCGTCTGATCAAGAACACCGACCAGCAGGTGGATCATTTGGCCTACCTGGCGGGGCGAACCGATGCACCCGAGTCCGTGCAGAAGGGCGTCGAGGCAATGCAGGCCGCAAACATCGACGAGGCAACGATATTGAACCGAGTCTGGTGGATGGTTCGGTAG